Proteins co-encoded in one Bemisia tabaci chromosome 9, PGI_BMITA_v3 genomic window:
- the LOC109034671 gene encoding ATP synthase mitochondrial F1 complex assembly factor 1, with amino-acid sequence MSIFTSFYKNCARRSVFSQLFPSIMSKPARDLSSQVKEIEQELKKNPYFDKYAHKISAIQQTNPEELVSRFEAGKPSSKPKEDKSKELKVGKAKAPLKSEALSQTSNRQLSKIMKTELLVDKSADEVKKIWEEYFKGKDALAAAVPAHLYSIIEERSAKHPVFLFPLPRDQGYEFFLLQFDSGQIHFTPLISYQTHGADAPECLLMTYYTELKADKGIVLLHGEYDTNFLNAIEAQCLANQVQLYYGENDTHRTKLLEKFTMKPDSFDHMDLVKEVERLSF; translated from the coding sequence ATGTCCATATTCACAAGTTTCTATAAAAACTGTGCTAGAAGATCTGTGTTTAGTCAACTTTTTCCGTCTATAATGTCCAAACCCGCGAGAGACCTAAGTTCACAAGTGAAAGAAATTGAACAAGAACTGAAGAAGAACCCGTACTTTGATAAGTATGCGCACAAAATTTCTGCCATTCAACAGACTAATCCTGAAGAACTTGTATCCAGGTTTGAGGCAGGCAAACCCAGCTCAAAACCTAAGGAAGATAAGTCAAAAGAACTAAAAGTTGGAAAGGCGAAAGCCCCGCTGAAAAGTGAAGCACTCTCTCAGACGAGTAATCGGCAGCTCAGCAAAATCATGAAGACTGAGCTCCTTGTGGACAAAAGTGCTGACgaagtgaagaaaatttgggaGGAATATTTCAAAGGCAAAGACGCTCTTGCCGCCGCTGTACCTGCGCACCTTTACTCCATTATTGAGGAAAGAAGCGCCAAACATCCAGTCTTCTTATTTCCACTTCCACGCGATCAAGGTTACGAATTCTTCCTCCTTCAGTTTGACTCGGGGCAGATTCACTTTACACCCCTGATCAGTTACCAAACACATGGAGCTGATGCCCCGGAATGCCTCTTAATGACCTACTACACTGAACTGAAGGCAGACAAGGGTATTGTCTTGCTGCATGGGGAGTATGACACCAACTTCCTAAACGCAATTGAAGCTCAGTGTCTTGCTAATCAAGTACAATTATACTATGGTGAAAACGATACCCATCGCACCAAATTACTAGAAAAATTCACGATGAAGCCTGATAGTTTTGATCACATGGATCTTGTTAAAGAAGTTGAGAGACTGTCATTTTAA
- the LOC109034673 gene encoding optic atrophy 3 protein homolog: MVIAAFPIAKLGALLLKQLSKPIANYAKERAKHHPIFRKYVCMPPAQFYNWCEVKMKMWVLNLGKPVSVPPLNEQMAIELGANLLGETIIFTMAAGILVAEYSRQVRKEAAKETKRQEEIDNMCSRLDELYFQTQEQRAQIYELTRSLYDLEVKVKKVKKPPPPPPPPPPAFPTHVHPTKDNQPITPQIPEPVVNPVSNNSHSNLGIISKALNYINTDVLALSAVGPVNDYRYPIYPQRS, encoded by the exons ATGGTGATCGCAGCATTTCCAATAGCAAAATTAGGTGCTTTATTATTAAAACAGCTTAGTAAACCAATCGCTAATTATGCTAAAGAAAGAGCAAAACATCATCCCATCTTCAGGAAATACGTTTGCATGCCTCCAGCACAGT TTTACAATTGGTGTGAGGTGAAGATGAAGATGTGGGTTCTTAATCTCGGTAAACCTGTCTCAGTACCACCCCTCAACGAACAAATGGCAATAGAATTAGGCGCCAACTTATTGGGTGAAACCATTATCTTCACAATGGCTGCTGGTATTCTGGTTGCGGAATACAGTAGACAAGTGCGCAAGGAGGCtgccaaggagaccaaaaggcaAGAGGAGATCGATAACATGTGCTCTCGACTTGACGAACTCTACTTCCAAACACAGGAGCAACGTGCTCAAATCTACGAACTTACGCGATCACTGTACGATCTGGAAGTCAAAGTGAAGAAAGTCAAAAAGCCCCCTCCACCTCCTCCTCCACCGCCACCAGCATTCCCAACACATGTTCATCCGACAAAGGATAATCAGCCTATTACTCCGCAAATACCAGAACCTGTTGTCAACCCTGTCAGTAATAATAGTCATTCAAATCTAGGTATCATATCTAAAGCTTTAAACTATATTAATACAGATGTATTAGCTCTTAGCGCAGTAGGACCTGTCAATGATTACCGATATCCAATTTACCCGCAGCGGTCATAA
- the LOC109034667 gene encoding cilia- and flagella-associated protein 157 isoform X2, protein MHGLDEDRADVIAFLKRTLQKKVDENAELMNRILALEQAREAEQSEFQQTITQKDKEFKEMFEQLNAEIKLLNGKLSSLEEFRIQKEDLMNKFSCQEKMFEDQEIRHKKELYDIERKFIVSKDQLKKDVEVKLLQLSLDFQNATQMRVAATTQRVIRENISMNNELAILIEAWNECMKKLEHLKRQEKELKLSLEIVTDESLKLTKCNKIKNKVIDDLTEKHQLLSEQNKEYQRLVKTTESLKHEKESVENEKRFVEKEKYNIEEQLKMLKMENNQQKSEFLRIISRNYLLEDTISQAVRAVKEAFMIQQEPSKDQALNVHKRGTLLRTLLDIFEVVEVPQDRALSTYRTKEQPPLQPIKSEVPPYSLGDLGLIPKSIP, encoded by the exons ATGCATGGGCTGGATGAAGACAGAGCTGATGTTATAGCCTTCTTGAAACGGACCTTGCAAAAGAAAGTAGATGAGAATGCTGAACTGATGAATAGAATTCTAGCACTTGAGCAG GCCAGAGAGGCGGAGCAAAGTGAGTTTCAACAAACTATCACACAGAAAGATAAAGAATTCAAAGAAATGTTTGAGCAGCTGAATGCAGAGATCAAACTTTTAA ACGGGAAACTGAGTTCATTGGAGGAGTTCAGAATTCAAAAAGAAGATCTGATGAATAAATTTTcttgtcaagaaaaaatgtttgaagatCAAGAGATCAGACACAAGAAGGAACTTTATGACATAGAGAGAAAATTTATTGTGAGCAAGGATCA acTGAAAAAAGACGTCGAGGTGAAACTGCTGCAATTATCTTTGGACTTCCAAAATGCAACCCAAATGAGAGTTGCCGCAACAACCCAAAGAGTGatcagagaaaatatttcgATGAATAACGAG ctggCTATTCTGATAGAGGCATGGAATGAGtgtatgaaaaaattagagCATCTAAAACGCCAAGAAAAAGAGTTAAAATTAAGCTTGGAGATCGTGACAGACGAATCACTAAAACTCacaaaatgtaataaaataaagaataag GTGATAGATGATTTGACTGAAAAGCATCAACTTCTGAGTGAACAAAACAAGGAATATCAACGTTTGGTGAAAACAACCGAGTCACTGAAGCATGAAAAAGAATCAGTTGAGAACGAGAAGAGATTTGTAGAGAAGGAAAAATACAACATTGAGGAACAATTGAAGatgttaaaaatggaaaataatcaACAAAAAAGCGAATTCTTGAGGATTATATCCAGGAACTACCTCCTTGAAGATACAATTTCACAGGCGGTCCGTGCAGTTAAAGAAGCATTTATG ATTCAACAAGAACCCTCAAAGGATCAGGCTCTGAATGTGCACAAGAGAGGCACATTATTACGAACTTTGCTCGACATATTTGAAGTAGTTGAGGTCCCGCAAGACAGAGCTCTCAGTACTTATCGAAC CAAAGAGCAGCCACCCTTGCAACCAATCAAGAGCGAAGTACCACCTTATTCTCTCGGTGATCTCGGACTTATTCCAAAATCGATACCATAA
- the LOC109034667 gene encoding cilia- and flagella-associated protein 157 isoform X1 — protein MPKKKGKKGKKKKQEKEDKDDIAEVDKEFYEIQISDLTKKLTRLRSHAGELEKENENVRAEMHGLDEDRADVIAFLKRTLQKKVDENAELMNRILALEQAREAEQSEFQQTITQKDKEFKEMFEQLNAEIKLLNGKLSSLEEFRIQKEDLMNKFSCQEKMFEDQEIRHKKELYDIERKFIVSKDQLKKDVEVKLLQLSLDFQNATQMRVAATTQRVIRENISMNNELAILIEAWNECMKKLEHLKRQEKELKLSLEIVTDESLKLTKCNKIKNKVIDDLTEKHQLLSEQNKEYQRLVKTTESLKHEKESVENEKRFVEKEKYNIEEQLKMLKMENNQQKSEFLRIISRNYLLEDTISQAVRAVKEAFMIQQEPSKDQALNVHKRGTLLRTLLDIFEVVEVPQDRALSTYRTKEQPPLQPIKSEVPPYSLGDLGLIPKSIP, from the exons ATGccgaagaaaaaagggaaaaaaggaaaaaagaaaaaacaagaaaaggaGGACAAAGATGACATCGCGGAAGTTGAtaaggaattttatgaaattcagATTTCAGACCTTACAAAGAAGCTCACAAG ATTACGCTCACATGCTGGtgaactggaaaaagaaaatgaaaatgttagGGCGGAGATGCATGGGCTGGATGAAGACAGAGCTGATGTTATAGCCTTCTTGAAACGGACCTTGCAAAAGAAAGTAGATGAGAATGCTGAACTGATGAATAGAATTCTAGCACTTGAGCAG GCCAGAGAGGCGGAGCAAAGTGAGTTTCAACAAACTATCACACAGAAAGATAAAGAATTCAAAGAAATGTTTGAGCAGCTGAATGCAGAGATCAAACTTTTAA ACGGGAAACTGAGTTCATTGGAGGAGTTCAGAATTCAAAAAGAAGATCTGATGAATAAATTTTcttgtcaagaaaaaatgtttgaagatCAAGAGATCAGACACAAGAAGGAACTTTATGACATAGAGAGAAAATTTATTGTGAGCAAGGATCA acTGAAAAAAGACGTCGAGGTGAAACTGCTGCAATTATCTTTGGACTTCCAAAATGCAACCCAAATGAGAGTTGCCGCAACAACCCAAAGAGTGatcagagaaaatatttcgATGAATAACGAG ctggCTATTCTGATAGAGGCATGGAATGAGtgtatgaaaaaattagagCATCTAAAACGCCAAGAAAAAGAGTTAAAATTAAGCTTGGAGATCGTGACAGACGAATCACTAAAACTCacaaaatgtaataaaataaagaataag GTGATAGATGATTTGACTGAAAAGCATCAACTTCTGAGTGAACAAAACAAGGAATATCAACGTTTGGTGAAAACAACCGAGTCACTGAAGCATGAAAAAGAATCAGTTGAGAACGAGAAGAGATTTGTAGAGAAGGAAAAATACAACATTGAGGAACAATTGAAGatgttaaaaatggaaaataatcaACAAAAAAGCGAATTCTTGAGGATTATATCCAGGAACTACCTCCTTGAAGATACAATTTCACAGGCGGTCCGTGCAGTTAAAGAAGCATTTATG ATTCAACAAGAACCCTCAAAGGATCAGGCTCTGAATGTGCACAAGAGAGGCACATTATTACGAACTTTGCTCGACATATTTGAAGTAGTTGAGGTCCCGCAAGACAGAGCTCTCAGTACTTATCGAAC CAAAGAGCAGCCACCCTTGCAACCAATCAAGAGCGAAGTACCACCTTATTCTCTCGGTGATCTCGGACTTATTCCAAAATCGATACCATAA
- the gkt gene encoding probable tyrosyl-DNA phosphodiesterase: MDSPNNKRNHNDSPTSSNSDLAQLGKRPKLNDCQYGEKCFRKNPQHFQEYSHPHLNDLIERFGDSKLPDNHPSKIRLSDLRAQIEIVKSLKQAKPKPKPKPKKNEPESSGASNSSSSNSVNLEEFVHPTWKLNRGKVKKKLADSKPYRLFFSAIKDSPKTHSEPLSISFQELLDSSLGTIKETLQINFIVELPWLLAQYHITGNRGTPITILHGDDPDIKKGSKLPHVTAVYVKSPIPFGHHHTKMMIIAYTDGSIRVNVLTANLEETDWENRCQGVWIGPKCKKLPPGSDTTAGDSVTKFKKNLLQYLSFYKSSKLEAWIDRVRKANFSKYRVFFTSSVPGSHIGPALETWGHLQIGKILRENPPVPFSEKTHQEWSVIAQCSSIGSLGKECNDWLCTELLSSFSRKVPSLYYPKLHVMYPSFKNVENSHDGLLGGRGLPYTNKVHKNQSWLDKRLYQWKSDSKFRSKAMPHIKTYCCVSPNHKFASWFLMTSANLSKAAFGSVTKKDGALMIRSYEAGVLFLPQYLIDSDVFPLEGSGINEENLILPLPYDLPLKKYSNNDSVWDYGIYSER, translated from the exons ATGGATTCTCCAAACAACAAGAGAAATCACAATGACAGTCCAACCTCTAGTAATTCTG ACCTAGCACAACTAGGAAAGAGACCTAAATTGAATGATTGCCAGTATGGTGAAAAATGTTTCCGCAAGAATCCTCAACATTTCCAAGAGTACTCTCATCCTCATT TAAATGATCTCATTGAACGATTCGGTGATTCTAAACTACCTGACAACCATCcatcaaaaatccgattgagcgATCTTCGAGCACAGATTGAAATTGTGAAGTCTTTGAAACAAGCCAAGCCCAAACCGAAAcccaaaccaaaaaaaaatgagccagaGTCCAGTGGAGCTTCAAATTCTTCAAGTTCTAACTCAGTGAATTTAGAAGAATTTGTTCATCCTACATGGAAACTTAACCGAGGAAAAGTGAAGAAGAAATTGGCAGACTCAAAACCGTACAGACTCTTCTTTTCAGCGATTAAAGACTCACCTAAAACTCATTCTGAACCCTTAAGCATATCTTTCCAAG AGTTGCTTGATAGCAGTCTCGGAACCATAAAAGAAACTTTGCAGATAAATTTCATTGTTGAATTACCATGGTTGTTGGCACAGTATCACATCACTGGAAATAG GGGGACACCAATCACAATTCTTCATGGCGATGATCCTGATATCAAAAAAGGGAGCAAACTTCCACATGTGACAGCTGTTTATGTGAAATCTCCGATACCATTCGGTCATCATCATAC aaaaatgatgATAATAGCTTACACTGACGGAAGTATCCGAGTCAATGTGTTGACAGCTAATCTAGAAGAAACTGATTGGGAAAATAGATGTCAAGg GGTGTGGATTGGCCCTAAATGCAAAAAGTTACCTCCTGGCTCAGATACTACAGCTGGAGATTCAGtcacaaaattcaagaaaaatcttCTTCAGTATTTATCATTCTACAAATCATCAAAATTGGAAGCGTGGATTGATAGAGTGAGGAAGGCAAATTTTTCCAAGTACAG AGTATTTTTTACATCCAGTGTTCCTGGCAGTCACATCGGCCCTGCTCTCGAAACATGGGGTCACCttcaaattggcaaaattctaCGAGAGAACCCACCAGTGCCTTTCTCTGAGAAAACGCATCAGGAGTGGTCTGTTATCGCCCAGTGCTCGTCCATCGGATCTCTAGGGAAGGAGTGTAATGACTGGTTGTGCACCGAATTACTTTCCAGTTTCAGCCGCAAAGTTCCTAGTCTCTACTACCCAAAGCTCCATGTGATGTATCccagttttaaaaatgttgaaaacagTCATGATGGCCTCCTTGGCGGCAGAG gTCTGCCATATACTAATAAGGTTCATAAAAACCAGTCCTGGCTGGACAAAAGGCTGTATCAGTGGAAAAGTGACTCAAAGTTTCGATCGAAAGCAATGCCTCATATCAAAACCTATTGCTGTGTTTCTCCAAATCATAAATTCGCCTCTTGGTTTTTGATGACAAGTGCAAACTTGTCCAAAGCTGCGTTTGGGTCAGTTACAAAAAAAGATGGTGCCCTCATGATTCGCTCTTACGAAGCTGGAGTTCTGTTTCTTCCTCAATACTTG ATTGACTCAGACGTTTTCCCACTCGAAGGATCCGgtataaatgaagaaaaccttATCTTGCCATTACCTTACGATTTACCTCTCAAAAAGTACTCCAACAATGATTCTGTCTGGGATTATGGAATATATAGTGAGCGCTAA
- the Faa gene encoding fumarylacetoacetase, whose translation MKCAVDYPPDTEFPIENLPYGVFSTVDNPTKRIGVAIGDQILDLHSTKNIFRGPILSSNQDVFLEQTLNKFMELGRPAWREARASLQEYLCDKDRVKDGVFVEQWQAEMHLPAKIGDYTDFYSSIHHATNVGIMFRGEKDALMPNWKYIPVGYHGRASSVVVSGTPIRRPNGQTCPVEGAAPVFGPCRLLDFELEMAIFVGGKPNKLGEPIHIDDAEEHIFGMVLMNDWSARDIQKWEYVPLGPFLAKNLGTTISPWIVTMEALAPFIVENTKQDPAPFPYLTQKNNYNFDINLQVDIKCQNSTTTVCKTNYKYMYWTPKQHLAHHSVTGCNMNAGDLLASGTISGPTPDSYGSMLELCWRGTKPIPLNNGETRKFLQDGDEVILKGYCQGANHRVGFGACTGKVLPAHPVESRWK comes from the exons ATGAAGTGCGCGGTAGACTACCCGCCCGACACGGAGTTCCCGATCGAGAACCTGCCGTACGGAGTTTTCTCCACCGTCGACAAT CCAACAAAACGCATTGGAGTTGCCATTGGTGATCAGATTTTGGACTTGCATTCCACAAAGAATATATTTAGAGGACCAATTCTTTCATCAAATCAGGATGTTTTTCTAGAA caAACCTTGAACAAATTTATGGAATTAGGAAGACCAGCATGGCGCGAAGCTCGTGCATCGTTACAAGAATATTTATGTGATAAAGATAGAGTGAAAGACGG aGTATTTGTAGAACAATGGCAAGCAGAAATGCATTTACCAGCCAAAATCGGAGACTACACAGACTTTTATTCCTCAATCCACCATGCAACTAACGTAGGAATAATGTTTCGAGGAGAGAAGGATGCTCTGATGCCTAATTG GAAATACATTCCAGTGGGTTACCATGGAAGAGCATCATCTGTAGTAGTATCTGGAACGCCGATTCGTAGACCAAATGGACAAACCTGTCCTGTAGAGGGCGCTGCGCCAGTTTTTGGTCCCTGCAGACTACTTGACTTTGAATTGGAAATGGCCATTTTTGTAGGGGGTAAACCCAATAAATTAGGAGAACCTATTCACATTGACGATGCAGAGGAGCATATTTTTGGAATGGTATTGATGAATGACTGGAGTG cGCGTGATATACAAAAATGGGAGTATGTCCCACTTGGACCTTTCTTAGCAAAAAATTTAGGCACTACCATCTCGCCTTGGATTGTGACGATGGAAGCACTCGCTCCTTTTATTGTAGAAAACACAAAACAAGATCCTGCGCCATTCCCTTACCTAACGCAAAAGAATAATTATAACTTTGATATTAATTTGCAGGTTGACATCAAAT GCCAAAATTCCACAACAACAGTATGCAAGACAAACTATAAATACATGTATTGGACTCCGAAGCAACATCTGGCACATCACTCTGTAACCGGTTGTAATATGAATGCAGGAGACTTACTGGCATCTGGAACAATTAGTGGACCG ACACCAGATTCTTATGGCTCAATGTTGGAACTATGCTGGAGGGGCACAAAGCCTATCCCACTAAACAACGGAGAGACTCGTAAATTTTTGCAAGACGGTGATGAGGTCATCTTAAAAG GATATTGTCAAGGAGCTAACCATCGTGTAGGTTTCGGTGCTTGCACCGGAAAAGTACTTCCAGCACATCCAGTGGAATCAAGATGGAAGTAA